GATCGCGCATCTGCACCAGCATGGTTGTGCGCGCCTGGTCGCTGACGTTAATGCCCGAACCGTGAATTGTCAGATACGAGAAGAACAGCACGTCGCCTGCTTTGGCCGGACACGGAACCGCGCTTTCGACAGGATAATCGTCGAACGGCAGGTGCCAACTTCCCTCACCTTCGTGCGGAATCGGGCCTTTCTTGTGGCTTCCCGGCACCACACGCACGCAGCCTTTTTCCAACGGCGCGTCGTCGAAATGGATAATAGCGGCAATCATCGAATGGTTTACGTGCGGGAAATACGGCTCATCCTGATGCATCGGGAACGGCGAACCTTTCTCCGGCGGCTTGATGAACATCTTGGTGTGGTGAAGCTGAACATTCGGCCCGATGATTTGCGAGGCCGGTTCGGTCAGGCGTTTATCGACAATCAGACGCGCCATCGAGGCCAGGTAGAACTGCACGTCGTGGCTGTGCAACAGTTTTGTATGCTGCGCGCCTGCCACGCCGGCACGAGCGCTGCCCCATGTCGCATCAATATCGCGCTGGCGTCCCAGTCGTTCGGCAAATGCGTGCAACTCGTCGCGATAAACAGCGCATTCCTCGGCGTCGAAAACGCCTTCAACAAGGATATAGCCGTTTTCACGATAAAACTCCAACTGCTGTTCG
This sequence is a window from Abditibacteriaceae bacterium. Protein-coding genes within it:
- a CDS encoding phytanoyl-CoA dioxygenase family protein → MLTEQQLEFYRENGYILVEGVFDAEECAVYRDELHAFAERLGRQRDIDATWGSARAGVAGAQHTKLLHSHDVQFYLASMARLIVDKRLTEPASQIIGPNVQLHHTKMFIKPPEKGSPFPMHQDEPYFPHVNHSMIAAIIHFDDAPLEKGCVRVVPGSHKKGPIPHEGEGSWHLPFDDYPVESAVPCPAKAGDVLFFSYLTIHGSGINVSDQARTTMLVQMRDPADTPTIRTHESRGQGMILHGIDPLETLPEPTGAMGGGMGGAMGGMGKM